A stretch of Triticum aestivum cultivar Chinese Spring chromosome 1D, IWGSC CS RefSeq v2.1, whole genome shotgun sequence DNA encodes these proteins:
- the LOC123180806 gene encoding NAD(P)H-quinone oxidoreductase subunit 2 B, chloroplastic isoform X2, giving the protein MIWHVQNENFILDSTRIFMKAFHLLLFNGSFIFPECILIFGLILLLMIDSTSDQKDRPWFYFISSTSLVISITALLFRWREEPIISFSGNFQTNNFNEIFQFLILLCSTLCIPLSVEYIECTEMAITEFLLFVLTATLGGMFLCGANDLITIFVAPECFSLCSYLLSGYTKRDLRSNEATMKYLLMGGASSSILVHGFSWLYGSSGGEIELQEIVNGLINTQMYNSPGISIALISITVGLGFKLSPAPFHQWTPDVYEGVWFVRQIPTSISISEVFGFCKTP; this is encoded by the coding sequence ATGATCTGGCATGTACAGAATGAAAACTTCATTCTCGATTCTACGAGAATTTTTATGAAAGCGTTTCATTTGCTTCTCTTCAATGGAAGTTTCATTTTCCCAGAATGTATCCTAATTTTTGGCCTAATTCTTCTTCTGATGATCGATTCAACCTCTGATCAAAAAGATAGACCTTGGTTCTATTTCATCTCTTCAACAAGTTTAGTAATAAGCATAACGGCCCTATTGTTCCGATGGAGAGAAGAACCTATAATTAGCTTTTCGGGAAATTTCCAAACGAACAATTTCAACGAAATCTTTCAATTTCTCATTTTATTATGTTCAACTTTATGTATTCCTCTATCCgtagagtacattgaatgtacagaAATGGCTATAACAGAGTTTCTGTTATTCGTATTAACAGCTACTCTAGGGGGAATGTTTTTATGTGGTGCTAACGATTTAATAACTATCTTTGTAGCTCCAGAATGTTTCAGTTTATGTTCCTACCTATTGTCTGGATATACCAAGAGAGATCTACGGTCTAATGAGGCTACTATGAAATATTTACTCATGGGTGGGGCAAGCTCTTCTATTCTGGTTCATGGTTTCTCTTGGCTATATGGTTCATCTGGGGGGGAGATCGAGCTTCAAGAAATTGTGAACGGTCTTATCAATACACAAATGTATAACTCCCCAGGAATTTCAATTGCGCTTATATCCATCACTGTAGGACTTGGGTTTAAGCTTTCCCCAGCCCCTTTTCATCAATGGACTCCTGACGTCTACGAAGGAGTGTGGTTCGTTCGACAAATTCCTACCTCTATATCTATCTCTGAGGTGTTTGGGTTTTGCAAAACTCCATAG
- the LOC123180806 gene encoding NAD(P)H-quinone oxidoreductase subunit 2 A, chloroplastic isoform X1, whose amino-acid sequence MIWHVQNENFILDSTRIFMKAFHLLLFNGSFIFPECILIFGLILLLMIDSTSDQKDRPWFYFISSTSLVISITALLFRWREEPIISFSGNFQTNNFNEIFQFLILLCSTLCIPLSVEYIECTEMAITEFLLFVLTATLGGMFLCGANDLITIFVAPECFSLCSYLLSGYTKRDLRSNEATMKYLLMGGASSSILVHGFSWLYGSSGGEIELQEIVNGLINTQMYNSPGISIALISITVGLGFKLSPAPFHQWTPDVYEGSPTPVVAFLSVTSKVAASASATRILDIPFYFSSNEWHLLLEILAILSMILGNLLAITQTSMKRMLAYSSIGQIGYVIIGIIVGDSNDGYASMITYMLFYISMNLGTFACIVLFGLRTGTDNIRDYAGLYTKDPFLALSLALCLLSLGGLPPLAGFFGKLYLFWCGWQAGLYFLVSIGLLTSVLSIYYYLKIIKLLMTGRNQEITPYVRNYRRSPLRSNNSIELSMTVCVIASTIPGISMNPILAIAQDTLF is encoded by the exons ATGATCTGGCATGTACAGAATGAAAACTTCATTCTCGATTCTACGAGAATTTTTATGAAAGCGTTTCATTTGCTTCTCTTCAATGGAAGTTTCATTTTCCCAGAATGTATCCTAATTTTTGGCCTAATTCTTCTTCTGATGATCGATTCAACCTCTGATCAAAAAGATAGACCTTGGTTCTATTTCATCTCTTCAACAAGTTTAGTAATAAGCATAACGGCCCTATTGTTCCGATGGAGAGAAGAACCTATAATTAGCTTTTCGGGAAATTTCCAAACGAACAATTTCAACGAAATCTTTCAATTTCTCATTTTATTATGTTCAACTTTATGTATTCCTCTATCCgtagagtacattgaatgtacagaAATGGCTATAACAGAGTTTCTGTTATTCGTATTAACAGCTACTCTAGGGGGAATGTTTTTATGTGGTGCTAACGATTTAATAACTATCTTTGTAGCTCCAGAATGTTTCAGTTTATGTTCCTACCTATTGTCTGGATATACCAAGAGAGATCTACGGTCTAATGAGGCTACTATGAAATATTTACTCATGGGTGGGGCAAGCTCTTCTATTCTGGTTCATGGTTTCTCTTGGCTATATGGTTCATCTGGGGGGGAGATCGAGCTTCAAGAAATTGTGAACGGTCTTATCAATACACAAATGTATAACTCCCCAGGAATTTCAATTGCGCTTATATCCATCACTGTAGGACTTGGGTTTAAGCTTTCCCCAGCCCCTTTTCATCAATGGACTCCTGACGTCTACGAAGGA TCCCCTACTCCAGTCGTTGCTTTTCTTTCTGTTACTTCGAAAGTAGCTGCTTCAGCTTCAGCCACGCGAATTCTcgatattcctttttatttctcatcAAACGAATGGCATCTTCTTCTGGAAATCCTAGCTATTCTTAGCATGATTTTGGGGAATCTCCTTGCTATtactcaaacaagcatgaaacGTATGCTTGCATATTCGTCCATAGGGCAAATCGGATATGTAATTATTGGAATAATTGTTGGAGACTCAAATGATGGATATGCAAGCATGATaacttatatgctgttctatatctCCATGAATCTAGGAACTTTTGCTTGCATTGTATTATTTGGTCTACGTACCGGAACTGATAACATTCGAGATTATGCAGGATTATACACGAAAGATCCTTTTTTGGCTCTCTCTTTAGCCCTATGTCTCTTATCCCTAGGAGGCCTTCCTCCACTAGCAGGTTTCTTCGGAAAACTCTATCTATTCTGGTGTGGATGGCAAGCAGGCCTATATTTCTTGGTTTCAATAGGACTCCTTACGAGCGTTCTTTCTATCTACTATTATCTAAAAATAATCAAGTTATTAATGACTGGACGAAACCAAGAAATAACCCCTTATGTGCGAAATTATAGAAGATCCCCTTTAAGATCAAACAATTCCATCGAATTGAGTATGACTGTATGTGTGATAGCATCTACTATACCAGGAATATCAATGAACCCCATTCTTGCAATTGCTCAGGATACCCTCTTTTAG
- the LOC123180807 gene encoding 30S ribosomal protein S7, chloroplastic, with protein sequence MSRRGTAEKRTAKSDPIFRNRLVNMVVNRIMKDGKKSLAYQILYRAVKKIQQKTETNPLLVLRQAIRRVTPNIGVKTRRNKKGSTRKVPIEIGSKQGRALAIRWLLEASQKRPGRNMAFKLSSELVDAAKGSGGAIRKKEATHRMAEANRALAHFR encoded by the coding sequence ATGTCACGTCGAGGTACTGCAGAAAAAAGAACTGCAAAATCCGATCCAATTTTTCGTAATCGATTAGTTAACATGGTGGTTAACCGTATTATGAAAGACGGAAAAAAATCATTGGCTTATCAAATTCTCTATCGAGCCGTGAAAAAGATTCAACAAAAGACAGAAACAAATCCACTATTGGTTTTACGTCAAGCaatacgtagagtaactcccaatatAGGAGTAAAAACAAGACGTAATAAAAAAGGATCGACGCGGAAAGTTCCGATTGAAATAGGATCtaaacaaggaagagcacttgcCATTCGTTGGTTATTAGAAGCATCCCAAAAGCGTCCGGGTCGAAATATGGCTTTCAAATTAAGTTCCGAATTAGTAGATGCTGCCAAAGGGAGTGGGGGTGCCATACGCAAAAAGGAAGCGACTCATAGAATGGCAGAGGCAAATAGAGCTCTTGCACATTTTCGTTAA